Proteins from a single region of bacterium BMS3Abin14:
- the codA gene encoding cytosine deaminase has protein sequence MRDLLLRNARVSDDQDLTDISVEDGVITGVAPQILSGEDIEIIDIQGHVVIPSLVESHLHPDKALLEERMPNVSGTLAEAIHNTGVLKAKYTLDDVIERAETVLRWSMMYGSTIMRAHPDVDPIAKLLGVQALLELRKKYAGYLDLQIVVFPQEGIIKAPDTLELMEEGIRLGADVVGACPYNETDLNDTNRHLEIVFKMAEKHGLPLDMHVDFTDDVDDPRYMTTETICDMTTAYGMQGKVALGHVTTLGALDVDKHGPLFDKIAKADVTIMPLPATDIYLNGRKDKKNVRRGMAPVQALLQHGVNVVFASNNIRNAFTPFGNGNLLPIGYLLAETHHMGSAEQQREVLKMATYNAAKCLGIEDTYGIAKGKKADLVVFDSSRLCDVIQDQPLALYVIKGGRVVVENQLETKLAEKLR, from the coding sequence ATGAGAGATCTATTACTTCGTAACGCACGTGTTTCCGACGACCAGGACTTAACGGATATATCTGTCGAGGATGGGGTAATAACTGGGGTAGCCCCGCAGATTTTGAGCGGGGAGGATATCGAAATTATTGACATACAGGGTCACGTTGTCATTCCAAGTCTCGTTGAGAGTCACCTGCATCCGGACAAGGCCTTGCTGGAAGAACGTATGCCGAATGTTTCCGGGACCTTAGCTGAGGCTATCCATAATACCGGTGTCTTAAAAGCAAAATATACCTTAGATGATGTGATCGAGCGGGCTGAGACTGTGCTGCGTTGGTCAATGATGTATGGTTCGACAATCATGCGGGCGCATCCGGATGTTGATCCGATTGCCAAGCTACTTGGCGTGCAAGCTCTGCTGGAGCTGCGAAAAAAATACGCGGGATATCTTGACTTGCAGATTGTTGTTTTCCCACAAGAGGGTATCATCAAAGCGCCCGATACCCTGGAACTCATGGAAGAAGGTATCCGGCTGGGGGCTGATGTTGTCGGAGCTTGTCCTTATAACGAGACAGACCTTAACGACACCAATCGTCATCTGGAAATAGTCTTTAAAATGGCAGAAAAACATGGTTTGCCCCTGGATATGCATGTGGACTTTACGGATGATGTCGATGATCCACGGTATATGACTACGGAAACCATTTGCGACATGACGACGGCTTATGGCATGCAAGGCAAGGTAGCCTTGGGGCATGTGACAACTCTTGGAGCCTTGGATGTAGACAAGCACGGGCCCTTATTCGACAAAATCGCCAAGGCCGATGTAACCATTATGCCTTTACCGGCAACGGATATTTATCTCAATGGGCGTAAGGATAAGAAAAATGTCCGGCGTGGGATGGCACCGGTTCAGGCCCTGTTGCAACATGGTGTTAACGTTGTCTTTGCTTCCAATAATATTCGCAATGCCTTTACGCCTTTTGGCAATGGTAACCTTCTACCGATTGGCTATCTATTGGCGGAAACACATCACATGGGTTCAGCCGAGCAACAACGGGAAGTCTTGAAGATGGCTACCTATAATGCTGCCAAGTGTCTGGGGATCGAAGATACCTATGGCATTGCCAAGGGCAAAAAAGCGGACCTGGTTGTGTTTGACTCCAGCAGGTTATGCGATGTAATTCAGGATCAACCGCTTGCCCTCTATGTAATTAAAGGCGGCAGGGTAGTCGTGGAAAATCAATTGGAGACCAAATTGGCCGAAAAATTACGGTGA